The Nicotiana tabacum cultivar K326 chromosome 14, ASM71507v2, whole genome shotgun sequence genome contains a region encoding:
- the LOC142168816 gene encoding uncharacterized protein LOC142168816, with protein MVADAFGMHFNFETHESVEQPPNEEAKYFYEQFIPNHQVTKIITDILGGLYNAPYPTWSDFPEDLVQQMFNQFKEYKCRKRLSNSFCSARKVNKKPSWVLPDLWEDLQRYWATEKFEKQSELRKKARASEKGGSLHCLGSRSMGDTRRQLEKKYEMKMSHDEFFMETHIRKKKAPTDPTRWVEDRAETTHGRYKINVEEYTQILPPNEQGERPPISDEEAQRIWLDVVDGPKKGIAYDLPDKSFRRYRAGL; from the exons ATGGTTGCGGATGCATTTGGGATGCACTTCAATTTTGAAACCCATGAAAGTGTTGAACAACCTCCTAACGAagaggcaaaatatttttatgaaca GTTCATTCCTAATCATCAGGTTACAAAGATAATCACTGATATTCTTGGCGGGTTGTATAATGCACCCTATCCGACTTGGAGTGACTTTCCAGAGGATCTCGTGCAACAAATGTTCaaccaatttaag GAGTACAAATGCCGTAAGAGACTCTCTAATTCCTTCTGCTCCGCTCGAAAGGTTAACAAGAAGCCTTCATGGGTTCTACCGGATTTATGGGAGGATCTGCAGAGGTATTGGGCCACCGAGAAATTCGAGAAGCAGAGTGAACTGAGAAAGAAGGCCCGAGCATCTGAGAAGGGTGGCTCCTTGCACTGTCTGGGTTCAAGGAGCATGGGGGATACGAGGAGACAACtg gaaaaaaaaTATGAGATGAAGATGAGTCATGATGAGTTCTTTATGGAGACTCACATCCGGAAAAAGAAGGCACCGACAGATCCAACTAGATGGGTTGAGGACCGGGCGGAGACTACAcat ggtcgCTACAAGATTAATGTGGAGGAGTACACTCAGATCTTGCCACCGAATGAGCAAGGCGAGCGACCGCCCATTTCAGACGAAGAAGCGCAGAGGATATGGTTAGATGTTGTCGATGGTCCTAAAAAGGGGATAGCATACGACCTTCCAGATAAATCATTTCGGCGCTACAGGGCTGGATTGTAA
- the LOC142168818 gene encoding uncharacterized protein LOC142168818, producing MEVIKWLDAEIIFPISDSNWISPVQCVPKKDGMTIVQNENNELISKRTNTGWLEGAEKKVEVEEIMETFPYEQLLETSLDATPWYADIANYLASGILPYDLSPV from the exons ATggaggtgataaagtggttagatgcggaaATCATTTTCCCCATCTCTGACAGCAATTGGAttagcccagttcaatgtgttccaaagaaagatggaatgACTATTGTGCAAAACGAGAATAATGAGCTGATCTCAAAAAGAACAAACACGGGATG GCTTGAAGGAGCGGAAAAGAAGGTTGAGGTGGAGGAAATCATGGAGACTTTCCCATATGAACAACTCTTAGAAACGAGCCTCGATGCTACACCATGGTATGCAGATATTGCAAATTACCTGGCAAGCGGTATTCTTCCCTATGACTTGTCTCCtgtgtaa
- the LOC142168817 gene encoding putative F-box protein At2g02030: protein MSKMKVQKRLAIKGETSIDVPTDTIFSILTRLPVKSLLRFKSVSKPWNAIISDDEFTKIHHHQTKALGRKKLLVQRPTGYFIRDLENPQLILMEKQLFPLKRLQQCAEIMCSCDGLVLVKDHKSYEYVLCCLLFE, encoded by the coding sequence ATGTCAAAGATGAAAGTTCAAAAGAGGCTAGCCATTAAAGGTGAAACATCCATTGATGTTCCAACTGATACCATCTTTTCCATACTTACTAGGCTTCCGGTTAAATCTTTGTTACGTTTTAAATCTGTTTCTAAACCATGGAATGCTATAATATCTGACGATGAATTCACAAAAATTCACCATCATCAAACCAAAGCGTTAGGCCGCAAAAAGCTATTGGTACAAAGACCTACTGGTTATTTCATTAGAGACCTGGAAAATCCTCAATTAATTTTGATGGAAAAACAACTATTTCCTCTAAAAAGATTACAACAATGTGCTGAAATCATGTGCTCATGTGATGGTTTGGTACTTGTTAAGGACCATAAGTCCTATGAGTATGTTTTATGTTGTTTGCTCTTTGAATAA